One window from the genome of Verrucomicrobiota bacterium encodes:
- a CDS encoding glycosyltransferase family 2 protein translates to MPPLVSIIIPSFNQGKFIKATLDSILSQDYRPLEIIVVDGASKDETVTVLHQYDGVPEVKWISEPDKGVVDGVNKGFRRAQGLFAAIQSSDDYYLPGAIATAMKELQNDSQLGFVFGDIVKIDADGRELSRSKLGPYSRENILSLQTWIPQPSCFFRLELARQLGGWREEVPYAPDTELWYRMMLRAGARKIDQPLAVRRMHGEQRDRQGEKIIRSYAQVVQDYFEKFGAPPELRPAAEAGLLLMRNRYGYGENESVKLDRLRQAVEMYPPLAKLLPPASGLFRRAVGKVLRKLRVRQ, encoded by the coding sequence ATGCCTCCTCTCGTCTCAATAATCATCCCCAGCTTCAACCAAGGTAAATTCATCAAGGCCACCTTGGACTCCATCCTGTCGCAGGATTACCGGCCGCTGGAGATCATCGTGGTGGATGGCGCTTCCAAAGATGAAACCGTGACTGTCCTGCACCAATACGATGGCGTGCCGGAAGTCAAATGGATCTCCGAACCGGATAAAGGCGTAGTGGACGGTGTGAATAAAGGTTTCCGACGGGCACAGGGCCTGTTTGCCGCGATCCAAAGCTCGGACGACTATTACCTGCCGGGGGCCATTGCCACGGCAATGAAAGAGTTACAGAATGATTCGCAGCTTGGGTTCGTTTTTGGTGACATCGTCAAAATAGACGCGGATGGCCGGGAGCTTTCTCGGTCCAAGCTGGGGCCATACTCTCGAGAAAATATTCTGTCCCTGCAAACTTGGATCCCCCAGCCCTCGTGCTTTTTTCGTCTCGAACTCGCCCGGCAGCTTGGCGGGTGGCGCGAGGAAGTGCCGTATGCGCCCGACACCGAGCTGTGGTACCGCATGATGCTCCGGGCTGGGGCCAGGAAAATTGACCAGCCATTGGCCGTGCGGCGCATGCACGGGGAACAACGCGACCGGCAGGGGGAAAAAATTATCCGCTCGTATGCCCAGGTGGTACAGGATTATTTTGAGAAGTTTGGCGCCCCCCCGGAATTGCGTCCAGCGGCGGAAGCTGGGCTGCTGCTGATGCGCAACCGCTATGGGTATGGCGAGAACGAGTCCGTTAAACTGGACCGCCTGCGGCAGGCGGTGGAAATGTATCCACCACTCGCCAAGTTGCTACCTCCAGCCAGTGGACTTTTTAGGCGGGCAGTTGGGAAGGTGTTGCGAAAGCTAAGAGTGCGCCAGTGA